The Devosia sp. YIM 151766 genome includes a region encoding these proteins:
- a CDS encoding fumarylacetoacetate hydrolase family protein, translated as MKLLRVGAKGAEKPAILAQDGSIRDLSGVVADIGGEALTPAGLARIAAADIANLPQLDAAERIGPCVANVGKFICIGLNYADHAAETGSPIPDEPIIFMKATSAIIGPNDDVIIPKNAIKPDWEVELGIVIGKEARYVDEADAFDHVAGYCLVNDVSERHFQTERGGTWDKGKGSDTFGPIGPWLVTRDEVPDPQNLNMWLEVDGKRYQDGSTKTMIFGVANVVSYVSQFMSLQPGDIISTGTPPGVGMGIKPDPVWLKPGNVMRLGIDGLGEQTQNVKAYSA; from the coding sequence ATGAAATTGCTTCGCGTCGGCGCCAAGGGCGCCGAAAAGCCCGCTATCCTTGCCCAGGACGGTTCCATCCGTGACCTGTCGGGCGTCGTCGCCGATATTGGCGGCGAGGCGCTGACGCCTGCCGGCCTCGCCAGGATCGCCGCCGCCGACATCGCCAATTTGCCTCAATTGGACGCCGCCGAGCGCATCGGGCCCTGCGTGGCCAATGTCGGCAAGTTCATCTGTATCGGCCTCAATTATGCCGACCATGCCGCCGAGACCGGCTCCCCGATCCCGGACGAGCCGATCATCTTCATGAAGGCCACCAGCGCCATTATCGGCCCCAATGACGACGTCATCATCCCCAAAAACGCCATCAAGCCGGATTGGGAAGTCGAACTCGGCATCGTCATCGGCAAGGAAGCCCGCTATGTCGACGAGGCCGACGCCTTCGACCACGTCGCCGGCTATTGCCTCGTCAACGACGTCTCCGAGCGCCATTTCCAGACCGAGCGCGGCGGCACCTGGGATAAGGGCAAGGGCAGCGACACTTTCGGCCCCATCGGCCCCTGGCTCGTCACCCGCGACGAGGTTCCCGATCCGCAGAACCTCAATATGTGGCTCGAAGTCGACGGCAAGCGCTACCAGGACGGCTCGACCAAGACCATGATCTTCGGCGTCGCCAATGTGGTTTCCTATGTCAGCCAGTTCATGAGCCTGCAGCCGGGCGACATCATCTCCACCGGCACCCCGCCCGGCGTCGGCATGGGCATCAAGCCCGATCCGGTCTGGCTCAAGCCCGGCAATGTCATGCGCCTGGGCATTGACGGCCTCGGCGAGCAGACCCAGAACGTCAAGGCCTATAGCGCCTGA
- a CDS encoding RbsD/FucU domain-containing protein, whose translation MLKHIPPLLGPELLATLRAMGHGDEIVIADANFPASFLGPEVHRADGIAATDMLDAVLTLLPLDDFVDQAAIGMAVVGDPEARPPIFAEFAAIIARHEPKAGFSTIERYAFYDRARQAAAVIQTGETRLYGNVILKKGVIRAAA comes from the coding sequence ATGCTCAAACATATCCCGCCGCTTCTCGGCCCCGAGCTTCTCGCCACCCTGCGCGCCATGGGCCATGGCGACGAGATCGTCATCGCCGACGCCAATTTTCCGGCCAGTTTCCTCGGCCCGGAAGTGCATCGCGCCGACGGCATCGCCGCCACCGACATGCTCGATGCGGTGCTGACGCTGCTGCCGCTCGACGATTTCGTCGACCAGGCCGCCATCGGCATGGCGGTAGTGGGCGATCCCGAGGCGCGCCCGCCCATCTTTGCCGAGTTCGCGGCGATCATTGCCCGCCACGAGCCCAAGGCCGGTTTTTCCACTATTGAGCGCTACGCCTTTTACGACCGCGCCAGACAGGCCGCCGCCGTGATCCAGACCGGCGAAACCCGGCTCTATGGCAATGTCATCCTCAAGAAGGGCGTCATTCGCGCCGCCGCCTGA
- the hpt gene encoding hypoxanthine phosphoribosyltransferase, with product MPPAPYVVDQLISAKAIAARVEALAREITETFKETDKLVVIGLLRGSFIFIADLVREIDLPVEVDFIEASSYGSAMESSREVRILKDLRGEIAGRDVLVVEDIIDTGHTLKHVLQILETRHPRRMEVCALLNKPSRRETEVPARWIGFDIPDEFVVGYGIDYAQRNRNLPHIGKVRFVE from the coding sequence ATGCCCCCAGCCCCCTATGTCGTCGACCAGCTGATTTCCGCCAAGGCCATCGCCGCCCGCGTCGAAGCGCTGGCCCGCGAGATCACCGAGACCTTCAAGGAGACCGACAAGCTCGTCGTTATCGGCCTGCTGCGCGGCTCCTTCATCTTCATCGCCGATCTGGTGCGCGAGATCGACCTGCCGGTCGAGGTCGATTTCATCGAGGCCTCCTCCTATGGCAGTGCCATGGAATCGAGCCGGGAAGTCCGCATTCTCAAGGATTTGCGGGGCGAGATCGCCGGGCGCGACGTGCTGGTGGTGGAAGACATCATCGATACCGGCCACACGCTCAAGCACGTGCTGCAGATTCTCGAAACCCGCCATCCCCGCCGCATGGAAGTCTGTGCCCTGCTCAACAAGCCCAGCCGCCGCGAGACCGAGGTTCCCGCCCGCTGGATCGGCTTCGACATTCCCGACGAATTCGTCGTCGGCTACGGCATCGACTATGCCCAGCGCAACCGCAACCTGCCCCATATCGGCAAGGTGAGGTTCGTCGAATAA
- a CDS encoding GntR family transcriptional regulator, which yields MKTEAGPYDFLPVAGTFSRGTVTLDVTNTLRQAIVTLALAPGAMLDKTAICTQLGVSRFPVSEALARLADEGLVDIAPQRGSTVSLVKIADVREYMLIRKGLESEALRVLIGKHDAGIIAALHANMAAQRDAASRDDAETFHQIDVAFHDTIFRTMRLSKVKAIIDKARANLDRARRLIITPRRLALTIAEHQAIFDGILAADAPRAIAAIRAHIDAVMVELFAFAGEHPELFADGAEFTPDKDDFPFG from the coding sequence ATGAAAACGGAAGCCGGTCCTTACGATTTTCTCCCGGTGGCGGGCACCTTTTCGCGCGGCACCGTCACGCTGGATGTCACCAATACCCTGCGGCAGGCCATCGTCACCCTGGCGCTGGCTCCCGGCGCCATGCTGGATAAGACCGCCATCTGCACCCAGCTCGGGGTCTCGCGCTTCCCGGTGAGCGAAGCGCTGGCGCGACTGGCCGATGAAGGCCTGGTCGACATCGCTCCACAGCGCGGCTCCACCGTGTCGCTGGTCAAAATCGCCGATGTCCGCGAATATATGCTGATCCGCAAAGGCCTCGAAAGCGAGGCCCTGCGCGTCCTGATCGGCAAGCATGATGCCGGAATCATCGCGGCGCTGCACGCCAATATGGCGGCCCAGCGCGACGCGGCCTCGCGCGACGACGCCGAAACCTTTCACCAGATCGACGTCGCCTTCCATGACACCATTTTCCGCACCATGCGGCTCAGCAAGGTCAAGGCCATCATCGACAAGGCCCGCGCCAATCTCGACCGCGCCCGCCGCCTGATCATCACCCCGCGCCGACTGGCTTTGACCATTGCCGAGCATCAGGCCATTTTCGACGGCATTCTCGCCGCCGACGCCCCCCGGGCCATCGCCGCCATCCGCGCCCATATCGACGCCGTCATGGTCGAGCTCTTCGCCTTTGCCGGCGAACATCCCGAACTTTTTGCCGACGGTGCCGAATTCACTCCCGACAAAGACGATTTTCCTTTCGGCTGA
- a CDS encoding glutamate synthase subunit beta translates to MGKVTGFLEIEREEPRYEPASDRIRHFGEFTIPLTESRVVDQAARCMDCGIPFCHGDNGCPVNNQIPDWNDLVYHGDWQQAARNLHSTNNFPEFTGRICPAPCEEACTLNLEDVPVAIKTVEQAIADRAIRSGWVTPQRPTQRTGKTIAIVGSGPAGLAAAQQLARAGHAVQVYEREPKAGGLLRYGIPDFKLDKHHIDFRVSQMEAEGVVFHYGVNVGVNTPLTDLAGRHDAVLLCGGAEKPRPVDVEGSALAGVHFAMPFLVQQNRRTGGEDVSGEFPLSAAGRHVVVVGGGDTASDCIGVSFRQGALAVTQLDVRPMPPEMENKLTNWPNWAVKMRTSSSQAEGAMREFAAGTMKILGNAKGQVTGVECARVDRQRQPIDGTQFIIKADLVLFAIGFAGPIQEGLLGELGADLDERGNLFADTFGYQTSIPGIYAAGDMRRGQSLVVWAIREGRQAARAIDKDLMGRTDLPR, encoded by the coding sequence ATGGGTAAAGTCACCGGCTTTCTCGAAATCGAACGCGAAGAGCCCCGCTATGAGCCGGCCTCCGACCGCATCCGCCATTTTGGCGAATTCACCATTCCGCTCACCGAGAGCCGGGTGGTGGATCAGGCCGCCCGCTGCATGGATTGCGGCATCCCCTTCTGCCATGGCGACAATGGCTGTCCGGTCAACAATCAAATCCCCGACTGGAACGACCTCGTCTATCATGGCGATTGGCAGCAGGCGGCGCGCAATCTCCACTCGACCAACAACTTCCCCGAATTCACCGGCCGCATCTGCCCCGCCCCCTGCGAGGAAGCCTGCACGCTGAACCTCGAGGACGTTCCGGTCGCCATCAAGACGGTGGAACAGGCCATTGCCGACCGGGCCATCCGCTCCGGCTGGGTCACGCCGCAGCGGCCTACTCAGCGGACCGGCAAGACAATCGCCATTGTCGGCTCCGGCCCCGCCGGTCTCGCCGCCGCCCAGCAATTGGCCCGGGCCGGCCACGCGGTGCAGGTCTATGAACGCGAGCCCAAGGCCGGCGGCCTGCTGCGCTACGGCATTCCCGATTTCAAGCTAGACAAGCACCATATCGATTTCCGCGTTTCGCAGATGGAAGCCGAAGGGGTGGTTTTTCACTATGGCGTCAATGTCGGCGTTAACACTCCGCTAACCGATCTGGCCGGACGTCACGACGCCGTGCTGCTCTGCGGCGGCGCCGAAAAGCCCCGCCCCGTCGATGTCGAAGGCAGCGCCCTGGCCGGCGTCCACTTCGCCATGCCCTTCCTGGTCCAGCAGAATCGCCGCACCGGCGGCGAGGATGTCTCGGGCGAATTCCCGCTCAGCGCCGCCGGCAGACATGTCGTGGTCGTGGGCGGCGGCGATACCGCAAGTGATTGTATTGGCGTCTCTTTCCGCCAGGGCGCCCTGGCGGTGACGCAGCTCGACGTGCGCCCCATGCCGCCGGAAATGGAAAACAAGCTGACCAATTGGCCCAATTGGGCGGTCAAGATGCGCACCTCTTCCTCCCAGGCCGAAGGCGCCATGCGCGAATTCGCCGCCGGCACCATGAAAATCCTCGGCAATGCCAAGGGCCAGGTCACCGGCGTCGAATGCGCCCGCGTCGACCGCCAGCGCCAACCCATTGACGGAACACAGTTTATTATCAAGGCGGACCTGGTGCTCTTCGCCATCGGCTTTGCCGGCCCGATCCAGGAAGGCTTGCTCGGCGAACTGGGCGCCGACCTCGACGAGCGCGGCAATCTCTTCGCCGACACCTTCGGCTACCAGACCTCCATTCCCGGAATCTATGCCGCCGGCGACATGCGCCGTGGCCAATCCCTGGTCGTCTGGGCCATCCGCGAAGGCCGCCAGGCCGCCCGCGCCATCGACAAGGACCTGATGGGCCGAACGGATTTGCCGCGCTGA
- a CDS encoding Na/Pi cotransporter family protein — protein MNVYLVLINIAGAVTLLLWATRMVRTGMERSQKAVLHRLLSQGKRGHIKSAALGGFVAILLQSSTAVALIAAGFAASGKLTLSAGLATMLGADLGSAVVVQLLSVNPAWLMPLLMIAGGLMFFRSQNRDIRQAGRIVIGIALILMSLRLIGEATAPLREAPLLPDVVAYLAGDPFTAFLLAAIFTWIIHSSVAFVLLVATFAMQGLVPFELGAALVLGANMGSSIIAFMLTRAGTAAARRITLGNFIFRASLAVVGLGLLWLSHLPGTWLGPDAARQIINFHLLFNVVLLLIALPLTTPMARLTLRLVRAGPEREQLLVPPSRLDDRLIEQPALALASAKRELLRMAEIVERMLQPVMELYESADPEKIREIKQLEHAVNAAQSDIKLYLSRIRYAHPNGPEALRGQELAQLAINLEYVGDAVVKTLVKLAETRAEQKVKFSPAGWRELNDLHYRVVENLHLALNVLMSDDRASAELLLEQKASLGHAGRASATEHLVRLREGAQRSIATSDLHLETVRALKNINSLLASVAYPVLQRTEDPQPQ, from the coding sequence ATGAACGTCTATCTCGTGCTCATCAACATTGCCGGTGCGGTCACGCTGCTCTTATGGGCGACCCGCATGGTCCGCACCGGCATGGAGCGGTCGCAAAAGGCCGTTTTGCACCGGTTGCTGAGCCAGGGAAAGCGTGGCCATATCAAATCCGCGGCCCTGGGCGGCTTCGTCGCCATCCTGCTGCAAAGCTCCACTGCCGTGGCGCTGATCGCCGCCGGCTTCGCCGCCAGCGGCAAGCTGACGCTTTCGGCGGGCCTGGCCACCATGCTGGGCGCCGATCTGGGCTCCGCCGTGGTCGTGCAATTGCTCAGCGTCAATCCCGCCTGGCTCATGCCCCTGCTGATGATTGCCGGCGGCCTGATGTTCTTTCGCAGCCAGAACCGCGACATCCGCCAGGCCGGGCGCATCGTCATCGGCATTGCCCTGATCCTGATGTCCCTGCGGCTGATCGGCGAAGCCACCGCGCCCCTGCGCGAGGCCCCGCTTCTGCCCGATGTGGTGGCCTATCTCGCCGGCGACCCCTTCACCGCTTTCCTGCTCGCCGCCATCTTCACCTGGATCATTCATTCCAGCGTCGCCTTCGTCCTGCTCGTCGCCACCTTCGCCATGCAGGGCCTGGTGCCGTTCGAGCTGGGCGCCGCCCTGGTGCTGGGCGCCAATATGGGCTCCTCCATCATCGCCTTCATGCTGACCCGCGCTGGCACCGCCGCCGCGCGGCGCATCACCCTGGGCAATTTCATCTTCCGGGCGAGCCTGGCCGTGGTCGGGCTCGGCCTGCTCTGGCTCAGCCATCTCCCCGGCACCTGGCTCGGCCCCGACGCCGCCCGGCAGATCATCAATTTCCACCTGCTGTTCAACGTCGTCCTGCTGCTGATCGCCCTGCCGCTCACGACGCCCATGGCCCGGCTCACCCTGCGCCTGGTGCGCGCCGGGCCGGAGCGGGAGCAACTCCTGGTCCCGCCCAGCCGGCTCGACGACAGGCTGATCGAGCAACCGGCCCTGGCCCTGGCCAGCGCCAAGCGCGAATTGCTGCGCATGGCCGAGATCGTCGAGCGCATGCTGCAGCCAGTCATGGAGCTTTATGAAAGCGCCGATCCCGAAAAGATTCGCGAGATCAAGCAGCTCGAACACGCGGTCAATGCCGCCCAGTCCGATATCAAGCTCTATCTCTCCCGCATCCGCTATGCCCATCCCAACGGCCCGGAAGCCCTGCGCGGCCAGGAATTGGCGCAATTGGCGATCAATCTGGAATATGTCGGGGATGCGGTGGTCAAAACCCTGGTCAAGCTCGCCGAAACCCGCGCCGAGCAGAAGGTGAAATTCTCCCCCGCCGGCTGGCGCGAGCTCAACGACCTGCATTACCGCGTGGTCGAGAACCTGCATCTGGCGCTCAATGTGCTGATGTCGGATGACCGCGCCTCGGCCGAATTGCTGCTCGAGCAGAAAGCCTCGCTCGGCCATGCCGGCCGCGCCAGCGCCACCGAGCATCTGGTGCGCCTGCGCGAGGGCGCCCAACGGTCCATCGCCACCAGCGATCTGCATCTGGAAACCGTCCGGGCGCTGAAGAATATCAACTCCCTGCTGGCCAGCGTCGCCTATCCGGTACTCCAGCGCACCGAAGACCCGCAGCCGCAATAG
- a CDS encoding altronate dehydratase family protein produces MTETMTMTRPPEGKTLVLNVADNIGVALANLEVGAQTAQGVAIIRRVPRGHKFATRPIAAGEAVMKFGQIIGFAKDGIAPGDWVHEHNCGMGGADGTLTHDYAFAEGVMPVDFVPEAQRPTFEGFRRANGSVGTRNYIGILTSVNCSATVAKFMAEAINRSGALDDYPEIDGVIPFVHGTGCAMDLSGEGYQIFRRTQWGYTSNPNLGAALLVGLGCEAFQIDKMKEAYNLKETDTFQTMTIQEIGGTQKMIDWGVERIKEMLPIAARARRETVDASHLTLALQCGGSDGYSGITANPALGVAADILVRNGGTAILSETPEIYGAEHLLTRRAVSKEVGEKLIQRIHWWEDYTGRNGGEMNNNPSPGNKLGGLTTILEKSLGAAAKGGTTPLTAVYEYAEKVTEKGFVFMDTPGFDPVSATGQVAGGANILAFTTGRGSAYGCKPVPSIKLATNSDMYARMMDDMDINCGDIVEGVSIEDKGQEIFECLLRVASGEKTKSEALGYGDNEFVPWQVGAVM; encoded by the coding sequence ATGACCGAGACCATGACCATGACCCGCCCGCCAGAGGGCAAGACCCTTGTGCTCAATGTCGCCGACAATATCGGCGTGGCCCTGGCCAATCTAGAGGTGGGCGCACAAACGGCGCAGGGCGTCGCCATTATCCGCCGGGTGCCACGCGGGCATAAATTCGCGACCCGCCCGATCGCCGCCGGCGAGGCGGTGATGAAATTCGGCCAGATCATCGGCTTTGCCAAGGACGGCATCGCCCCGGGCGACTGGGTGCATGAGCACAATTGCGGCATGGGCGGCGCCGACGGCACGCTGACCCATGATTATGCCTTTGCCGAAGGCGTGATGCCGGTGGATTTCGTGCCGGAAGCGCAGCGCCCGACCTTCGAGGGCTTCAGGCGCGCCAATGGCTCGGTGGGCACGCGCAATTATATCGGCATCCTGACCTCGGTGAACTGCTCGGCGACGGTGGCCAAGTTCATGGCGGAGGCGATCAATCGTTCCGGCGCGCTGGACGACTATCCCGAGATCGACGGGGTGATCCCCTTCGTGCATGGCACCGGCTGCGCCATGGATTTGAGCGGAGAAGGCTACCAGATCTTCCGCCGCACCCAATGGGGCTATACGTCCAATCCCAATCTCGGCGCCGCCTTGCTGGTGGGTTTGGGCTGCGAGGCGTTCCAGATCGACAAGATGAAGGAAGCCTATAACCTCAAGGAAACCGACACCTTCCAGACCATGACGATCCAGGAGATCGGCGGGACGCAGAAGATGATCGACTGGGGCGTGGAGCGGATCAAGGAAATGCTGCCCATCGCCGCCAGGGCGCGGCGCGAAACCGTGGATGCCAGCCATCTGACCCTGGCGCTGCAATGCGGCGGCTCGGACGGCTATTCAGGGATCACCGCCAATCCGGCCTTGGGCGTCGCCGCCGACATCCTGGTGCGCAATGGCGGCACGGCCATCCTCTCGGAAACGCCGGAAATCTATGGCGCCGAGCATCTGCTGACGCGCCGCGCCGTCTCTAAGGAAGTGGGCGAAAAGCTGATCCAGCGCATCCATTGGTGGGAAGATTATACCGGCCGCAATGGCGGGGAGATGAACAATAATCCCTCGCCCGGCAACAAGCTGGGCGGGCTGACCACCATTCTGGAAAAATCGCTGGGCGCGGCGGCCAAGGGCGGCACCACGCCGCTTACGGCGGTCTATGAATATGCCGAGAAGGTGACCGAAAAGGGCTTCGTGTTCATGGACACGCCGGGCTTCGATCCGGTCTCGGCGACCGGGCAGGTGGCGGGCGGCGCCAATATCCTGGCCTTCACCACCGGACGCGGCTCGGCCTATGGCTGCAAGCCGGTGCCATCGATCAAGCTGGCGACCAATTCGGACATGTATGCGCGCATGATGGACGACATGGACATCAATTGCGGCGATATCGTCGAAGGCGTGTCCATCGAGGACAAGGGGCAGGAGATTTTCGAGTGCCTGCTGCGCGTGGCTTCGGGCGAGAAGACCAAGTCCGAGGCGCTGGGCTATGGCGACAATGAATTCGTGCCCTGGCAGGTCGGGGCGGTGATGTAG
- a CDS encoding PfkB family carbohydrate kinase: MQGMFVVGGESLIDLVPVAAGADAERVALAGGSPFNCAIALAKLGNDAGFLCPISQDAHGELLLAPLAEAGVSILLGERVAAPTTRAIVTFNEKMQASYIFERGADRAFSREGLLAALPEAVQLYQIGGFCPILAEDAAIWTDVVAAAAGRGAVISIDINVREKLIEDEKGYRSRLSGFLDSAHIIKLSEEDHAWLEPGRSIEDHAADLLRRRHCRLVVVTLGEAGSLAFSRRAKGQAPIYAPPVFGDTVGAGDSLMAGILTWLAEHDALRPAELGELGSEQLHAMLRFGAVVAGINCGRKGCNPPTRAEVDIVLGQ; encoded by the coding sequence ATGCAGGGCATGTTTGTCGTCGGCGGCGAGAGCCTTATCGATCTGGTGCCGGTCGCGGCCGGAGCGGATGCGGAGCGGGTGGCGCTGGCGGGCGGATCGCCGTTCAATTGCGCCATCGCGCTGGCCAAGCTGGGCAATGATGCCGGCTTTCTCTGCCCCATCAGCCAGGATGCGCATGGCGAGCTATTGCTGGCGCCATTGGCCGAAGCCGGCGTCAGCATATTGCTCGGCGAACGGGTGGCGGCGCCGACGACCCGGGCCATCGTCACCTTCAACGAGAAGATGCAGGCCTCTTATATATTCGAGCGCGGCGCCGACCGGGCCTTTAGCCGTGAGGGCCTGCTGGCGGCCCTGCCCGAGGCGGTGCAGCTCTATCAGATCGGCGGCTTCTGTCCGATCCTGGCCGAGGATGCGGCGATCTGGACCGATGTGGTGGCGGCGGCGGCGGGGCGCGGCGCCGTCATCTCGATCGACATCAATGTGCGCGAGAAGCTGATCGAGGACGAGAAGGGCTATCGCTCGCGGCTCTCCGGTTTCCTCGACAGCGCCCATATCATCAAGCTGTCCGAGGAGGACCATGCCTGGCTGGAGCCGGGACGCAGCATCGAGGACCATGCCGCCGATTTGCTGCGGCGCCGCCATTGCCGATTGGTGGTGGTGACGCTGGGGGAAGCGGGCAGCCTGGCGTTCTCACGCCGCGCCAAGGGGCAGGCGCCGATCTATGCGCCGCCCGTTTTCGGCGACACGGTGGGCGCGGGCGACAGCCTGATGGCGGGAATCCTCACCTGGCTGGCCGAGCATGACGCGCTCCGGCCCGCCGAGCTCGGTGAGCTGGGCAGCGAACAGCTTCACGCCATGCTGCGTTTCGGTGCGGTGGTGGCGGGGATCAATTGCGGGCGCAAGGGCTGCAATCCGCCGACGCGGGCGGAAGTGGATATCGTGCTGGGGCAATGA